In one Catenovulum adriaticum genomic region, the following are encoded:
- a CDS encoding MotA/TolQ/ExbB proton channel family protein: protein MKSIKTILTASAIALTSMTFGAYANSNSLDQLLQEVKSNRVSEAKLNKEREAEFQAARDQKQALLNKAKKELEAAQARQKQLQQTFADNEKRITEKTNELDDAKGTLGEMFGVVRQAAGDTVGRIATSIISAQPAYSDRTELLGRLAEAKELPKLNELEELWFALQTEMTESSKVVKFEAPVIGLDGSESMQTVTRVGSFNLLADDHYLKFNSESNQIEPLGRQPESHMVSSVADFNGTDSGYEGLYIDPSRGAILDIFKQKATMMERYHQGGLPGYVITVVLLIGMLISLERFVTLTIVGAKIKSQLKNLSNPSDKNPLGRILSVYHSNKSVDTETLELKLDEGILRETPSIERGVNVIKILAAIAPLLGLLGTVTGMIGTFQSITLFGTGDPKIMAGDISMALVTTAQGLIAALPLIFLHSITAAKSKSIVHVLEEQSAGIVAAHAEQERA from the coding sequence ATGAAATCAATTAAAACAATTCTTACTGCTTCAGCTATTGCTTTAACGTCTATGACTTTTGGCGCTTACGCAAATTCAAATTCGTTAGACCAATTGCTTCAAGAAGTTAAATCAAACCGTGTTTCTGAAGCTAAATTAAATAAAGAACGTGAAGCGGAATTCCAAGCTGCACGTGACCAGAAACAAGCCTTATTAAATAAAGCAAAAAAAGAGCTAGAGGCAGCGCAAGCTCGTCAAAAGCAATTGCAACAAACTTTTGCTGATAATGAAAAACGCATTACTGAAAAAACCAACGAACTTGATGATGCTAAAGGTACATTAGGTGAAATGTTTGGTGTGGTACGTCAAGCTGCTGGTGATACAGTAGGTCGTATTGCAACTTCAATCATTAGTGCACAACCAGCTTATTCTGATCGTACAGAATTATTAGGTCGTTTAGCAGAAGCTAAAGAGTTACCTAAGTTAAATGAATTAGAAGAATTATGGTTCGCACTTCAAACTGAAATGACTGAATCATCAAAAGTTGTTAAATTCGAAGCGCCGGTAATTGGTTTAGATGGTTCTGAATCAATGCAAACCGTAACTCGAGTTGGTTCATTCAACTTATTAGCAGATGACCATTACTTAAAATTCAACTCAGAAAGTAATCAAATTGAACCTTTAGGCCGTCAGCCTGAAAGTCATATGGTTTCATCTGTAGCTGATTTTAATGGTACAGATTCAGGTTACGAAGGTTTATATATTGACCCTTCACGTGGTGCAATTCTTGATATCTTCAAGCAAAAAGCAACTATGATGGAACGTTATCATCAAGGTGGCTTACCAGGTTATGTAATCACAGTTGTATTATTAATTGGTATGTTAATTTCTCTTGAGCGTTTCGTTACACTAACGATTGTTGGTGCTAAAATTAAATCTCAGTTGAAAAATCTTTCTAACCCTTCAGATAAAAACCCATTGGGTCGTATTTTATCGGTTTATCATTCAAACAAATCAGTTGATACTGAGACGCTTGAACTTAAACTTGATGAGGGTATTTTACGTGAAACACCAAGTATTGAACGCGGCGTAAACGTAATTAAAATCCTTGCAGCTATCGCTCCATTATTAGGTCTACTAGGTACGGTTACAGGTATGATTGGTACGTTCCAATCAATCACCTTATTCGGTACGGGTGACCCGAAAATTATGGCGGGTGATATCTCAATGGCACTTGTTACTACTGCTCAAGGTCTAATCGCAGCATTACCGTTGATATTCTTACACAGTATTACTGCAGCTAAGAGCAAGTCTATTGTTCATGTCTTAGAAGAGCAAAGCGCGGGTATCGTAGCGGCTCACGCGGAGCAGGAGCGAGCATAA
- a CDS encoding DUF3450 domain-containing protein, protein MIKSKKLASAIAVTCAMSLSTAAYADPVENLHKEERAIHNAAVKSQKRVDSMFEQSIDLLGEYRSVVDETDNLNMYNEHVQKLVNNQQKLIDSLQGQIDGIEDTKKGVVPLMYRMLDSLEKFIALDIPVEVEARTERVERIRELMSDPNITTSERFRLVLEAYQIENDYGSAISAYQGKLNDMTVDMVHIGRVSLLAQSLDLKHAWVWDNDARDWVELGDEYIKPVTKVIRMAKKQVAPDLIKVPVFAAESAE, encoded by the coding sequence ATGATAAAAAGCAAAAAACTCGCGTCTGCAATAGCTGTAACATGTGCGATGTCACTGTCTACAGCTGCCTATGCAGACCCAGTGGAAAATCTGCACAAAGAAGAGCGTGCTATTCATAACGCCGCTGTTAAGTCTCAAAAACGTGTCGATTCTATGTTTGAGCAATCAATTGATTTGCTTGGTGAGTATCGTAGCGTTGTTGATGAAACTGACAATCTAAACATGTACAACGAACATGTGCAGAAACTGGTAAACAACCAACAGAAGCTAATTGATTCACTACAAGGCCAAATTGACGGTATTGAAGATACTAAAAAAGGGGTTGTACCTTTAATGTATCGTATGCTTGATTCTTTAGAGAAATTCATCGCATTAGATATCCCAGTGGAAGTTGAAGCTCGTACAGAACGTGTTGAGCGTATTCGTGAATTAATGAGCGATCCTAACATTACTACGTCTGAACGATTCCGTTTGGTATTAGAAGCTTATCAAATTGAAAATGATTACGGTTCAGCTATCTCTGCATATCAAGGCAAATTAAATGATATGACAGTAGATATGGTTCACATCGGCCGCGTATCACTTTTAGCTCAATCTTTAGACCTTAAGCATGCTTGGGTTTGGGATAATGACGCTCGTGATTGGGTTGAATTAGGTGATGAATATATCAAACCAGTTACCAAAGTAATTCGTATGGCTAAGAAACAGGTTGCACCTGATCTCATTAAAGTGCCAGTGTTTGCAGCGGAGAGTGCAGAATAA
- the argS gene encoding arginine--tRNA ligase, with amino-acid sequence MKIRQLLTDKVQQAMLAVQIPAEFGPHIALSKQAQFGDYQANGILGAAKKLKTNPRALAEQVIEQLDLSDIASKIEVAGPGFINIFLAETWLSEQLNHHLADPRKSVENTDKPDVCVVDYSSPNLAKEMHVGHLRSTIIGDAVVRALEFQGHNVIRQNHMGDWGTQFGMLIAHLEEKLEGNSVAEVALADLENFYREAKKRFDDDEAFANKSRDYVVKLQSGNERCLELWQEFINISVSHSEAVYKKLNVTLTRDDIKPESAYNDKLAGVIRDLQQKGLAVEDQGAQVVFLDELAKKDGEPSVVIVQKSGGGYLYATTDLAAAEYRSKSLNADRCLYFIDARQSLHMQQVFTVARKAGFVNPDISLEHHAFGTMMGEDGKPFKTRSGDTVKLTDLLDESVARAKTLIAERATDLSEQEQTEIAQKVGIGAVKFADLSKHRTSDYIFSWKSMLSFEGATAPYLQYAYTRVRSIFAKAGIDPVSLTAGIHIEAEQERALAIKLLQFEDYLTQVTKEAHPHVLCAYLYELASVFMSFYEACPILKSDVNETDKQSRLGLSLWTAQVMQLGLDVLGIETMERM; translated from the coding sequence ATGAAAATCAGACAACTATTAACCGATAAAGTACAACAAGCTATGTTGGCTGTACAAATCCCTGCTGAATTTGGGCCGCATATCGCACTTAGTAAACAAGCTCAATTTGGTGACTACCAGGCAAATGGTATTTTAGGGGCTGCAAAAAAATTAAAAACAAATCCACGCGCCCTTGCCGAACAAGTTATCGAACAGTTAGATCTTTCAGATATTGCATCCAAAATTGAAGTCGCTGGACCAGGCTTTATTAACATCTTTTTAGCTGAAACTTGGTTATCAGAACAACTTAATCATCATTTAGCTGATCCTAGAAAAAGTGTTGAAAATACCGATAAGCCCGATGTTTGTGTGGTTGATTACTCATCACCCAATTTAGCTAAAGAAATGCATGTAGGGCATTTACGCTCAACTATTATTGGTGATGCTGTTGTTCGTGCGTTAGAGTTTCAAGGCCATAACGTTATTCGCCAAAACCATATGGGCGATTGGGGAACCCAGTTTGGCATGTTAATCGCTCATTTAGAGGAAAAGCTTGAGGGCAACTCAGTAGCAGAAGTTGCGCTTGCTGATTTAGAAAACTTTTACCGTGAAGCTAAAAAGCGATTTGATGACGATGAAGCGTTTGCAAATAAATCTCGTGATTATGTGGTTAAGTTACAAAGTGGCAATGAACGCTGTTTAGAGTTGTGGCAAGAGTTTATTAATATTTCGGTTTCTCATAGTGAAGCGGTTTATAAAAAACTTAATGTCACTTTAACACGAGATGATATTAAACCTGAAAGTGCCTATAACGATAAATTGGCCGGTGTTATTAGAGATTTACAGCAAAAAGGTTTAGCAGTTGAAGACCAAGGTGCTCAAGTTGTATTTTTAGATGAACTCGCCAAAAAAGATGGTGAACCATCGGTTGTGATTGTTCAAAAATCAGGTGGCGGTTATTTATATGCAACAACTGACCTAGCAGCGGCAGAATATCGCAGTAAAAGCTTAAATGCCGATCGATGCTTGTATTTTATAGATGCGCGTCAATCTCTCCATATGCAGCAAGTGTTCACTGTGGCTCGTAAAGCCGGCTTTGTTAATCCGGACATCAGTCTAGAACATCATGCTTTTGGCACTATGATGGGAGAAGATGGCAAACCGTTTAAAACGCGTTCTGGTGACACTGTTAAATTAACCGATTTATTAGATGAATCAGTAGCCCGCGCAAAAACACTTATTGCTGAGCGAGCTACCGATTTATCAGAGCAAGAACAAACAGAAATTGCGCAAAAGGTTGGAATAGGTGCTGTTAAATTTGCAGACTTATCAAAACATAGGACCAGCGATTATATTTTTTCTTGGAAGAGTATGCTGAGCTTTGAAGGGGCCACAGCGCCTTATTTACAATATGCATATACTCGGGTGCGTTCAATTTTTGCTAAAGCGGGTATTGATCCGGTAAGTTTGACAGCAGGTATTCACATTGAAGCAGAACAAGAGCGGGCATTAGCGATTAAATTGCTTCAATTTGAAGATTATTTAACGCAAGTAACAAAAGAAGCACACCCACATGTACTTTGTGCCTACTTATATGAATTAGCCAGTGTGTTTATGAGTTTTTACGAAGCTTGTCCAATTTTAAAATCAGATGTTAATGAAACTGATAAACAAAGCCGACTTGGACTAAGCTTATGGACTGCACAAGTAATGCAGTTAGGCCTAGATGTTTTAGGTATAGAAACCATGGAAAGAATGTAA
- the prfC gene encoding peptide chain release factor 3: MANQDFLNEINKRRTFAIISHPDAGKTTITEKVLLFGKALQKAGTVKGRGSNQHAKSDWMEMEKERGISVTTSVMQFPYNGALVNLLDTPGHEDFSEDTYRTLTAVDSCLMVIDAAKGVEDRTRKLMEVTRLRDTPIVTFMNKLDRDIRDPMELLDEVETELNMACSPISWPIGCGKGFKGVFHIHRNEAILYQSGKGHTIQDGQTIKGLDNPELDSAVGEELAEQLREELELVIGASHEFDRELFLSGELTPVFFGTALGNFGVDHMLDGLTEWAPAPMPRETSERDVIATEDNFSGFVFKIQANMDPKHRDRIAFMRIVSGKYSQGMKMNHVRTGKTMSISDAVTFMAGDRERAADAYAGDIIGLHNHGKIQIGDTFTQGESLKFSGIPNFAPELFRRIRLKDPLKQKQLLKGLVQLSEEGAVQVFRPLMNNDLIVGAVGVLQFDVVVARLKAEYKVEAIYEAINVATARWVDSTDVKKFEEFKRKAESNLALDGGDNLTYIAPTMVNLNLAKERYPDVAFRQTREH, from the coding sequence ATGGCAAACCAAGATTTTCTTAATGAAATCAATAAGCGACGGACTTTCGCAATTATTTCTCACCCTGATGCGGGTAAAACAACAATTACTGAAAAAGTTTTATTATTCGGCAAGGCGTTGCAAAAAGCAGGTACAGTTAAAGGCCGAGGTTCAAACCAGCACGCTAAATCTGATTGGATGGAAATGGAAAAAGAACGTGGTATCTCGGTAACGACCTCGGTAATGCAATTTCCTTATAATGGTGCTTTGGTCAACTTATTAGACACTCCAGGTCACGAAGATTTTTCTGAAGATACGTACCGAACGCTAACCGCAGTTGATTCCTGTTTGATGGTTATCGATGCGGCTAAAGGTGTCGAAGACAGAACTCGAAAATTAATGGAAGTGACTCGCCTACGTGATACGCCCATTGTTACTTTTATGAATAAATTGGACCGTGATATTCGCGATCCAATGGAATTGTTAGATGAAGTAGAAACTGAACTCAATATGGCCTGTTCTCCTATATCTTGGCCGATTGGATGTGGTAAAGGTTTTAAAGGGGTTTTTCATATTCATCGAAATGAAGCAATTTTGTATCAGTCAGGCAAAGGCCATACGATACAAGATGGTCAAACGATTAAAGGCTTAGATAACCCTGAATTAGATTCTGCAGTAGGTGAAGAGCTGGCCGAGCAATTAAGAGAAGAGCTTGAATTAGTTATAGGCGCATCACACGAATTTGATCGTGAATTATTTTTAAGCGGCGAGTTAACACCTGTCTTTTTTGGTACAGCCTTGGGTAACTTTGGGGTTGACCATATGCTCGATGGGTTAACCGAATGGGCGCCTGCCCCTATGCCTCGTGAAACAAGTGAGCGAGACGTAATTGCAACAGAAGATAACTTTTCAGGATTTGTATTTAAAATTCAAGCCAATATGGACCCTAAACACAGGGATAGAATTGCATTTATGCGAATTGTGTCTGGCAAATATAGCCAAGGCATGAAAATGAACCACGTACGCACTGGAAAAACGATGAGTATTTCTGACGCTGTTACTTTTATGGCTGGCGATCGTGAACGCGCAGCAGATGCTTATGCTGGTGATATTATTGGTTTACACAACCATGGCAAAATTCAAATTGGTGATACTTTTACTCAAGGTGAAAGTCTTAAATTTAGTGGTATTCCTAATTTTGCACCTGAATTATTTAGACGAATCCGTTTAAAAGATCCATTAAAGCAAAAACAATTATTAAAAGGTTTAGTACAGTTATCGGAAGAAGGTGCGGTACAAGTATTTAGACCTTTAATGAATAATGATTTAATTGTTGGTGCGGTTGGGGTACTGCAATTTGATGTAGTGGTAGCGCGATTAAAAGCAGAATATAAAGTAGAAGCTATTTACGAAGCAATTAATGTTGCCACAGCAAGGTGGGTAGATTCTACTGATGTGAAAAAATTTGAAGAATTTAAACGCAAAGCCGAAAGCAATTTAGCGTTAGATGGTGGCGATAACTTAACTTATATCGCGCCAACCATGGTTAACCTAAATTTAGCCAAAGAAAGATACCCTGATGTGGCGTTTCGCCAAACACGTGAACATTAA
- a CDS encoding LysR family transcriptional regulator yields the protein MHSIRWGDLQYVLAVANEGSLSAAARSLGVNHSTVLRRLDAFEYRHKLRVFHKLSTGYKLTIEGQKLLESALAVESTVKALEHKIFGQEMKLEGTLRLTTTDALSRLILGTHLAAFHQLYPKIQLELSLTSRRLDISHLDADVAIRAASELPDTLAGTKLCKMAFGVYGAPEYINGLQGQHPLESATWLMMHQGNASLQVSKLISEEKIVLKADSFEPLIMAAENKMGLAYLPCFIGDGSTMLQKVDMEVKHQSTDLWVMTHKDLEHSARVTAFVDFIEEAIKLDHNRLAGFDH from the coding sequence ATGCACAGTATAAGATGGGGCGACCTGCAATATGTTCTGGCGGTAGCGAATGAAGGCTCATTATCTGCGGCAGCCAGATCATTGGGCGTGAATCACAGTACCGTATTGCGTCGTCTTGATGCGTTTGAGTATCGCCATAAACTACGCGTTTTTCATAAACTTTCTACCGGATACAAATTAACTATCGAAGGACAAAAATTACTAGAGTCTGCATTAGCAGTAGAATCTACTGTGAAAGCACTGGAGCATAAAATTTTTGGCCAAGAGATGAAGTTGGAAGGAACGCTAAGGTTAACAACAACAGATGCTTTATCGCGTTTAATCTTGGGGACTCATTTGGCTGCTTTTCATCAACTTTATCCGAAAATTCAATTGGAACTGAGTTTGACATCTCGTCGTTTAGATATCTCACATTTAGATGCAGATGTTGCGATTCGCGCTGCAAGTGAGTTGCCTGACACTTTGGCGGGAACCAAATTGTGCAAAATGGCTTTTGGTGTGTACGGTGCACCTGAGTATATCAATGGTCTGCAAGGCCAACATCCACTTGAATCTGCTACTTGGCTGATGATGCATCAAGGCAATGCTTCATTACAGGTGTCAAAGCTGATTTCAGAGGAAAAAATAGTACTGAAAGCCGATTCTTTTGAACCTTTGATCATGGCGGCTGAAAATAAGATGGGACTGGCTTATTTACCTTGTTTCATCGGAGACGGTTCGACAATGCTGCAAAAAGTGGATATGGAAGTAAAACACCAAAGTACCGATCTTTGGGTAATGACTCACAAAGATCTTGAACATTCAGCCAGAGTAACAGCGTTTGTTGATTTTATAGAAGAAGCAATAAAGTTAGATCATAATCGATTAGCTGGTTTTGATCATTAG
- a CDS encoding nuclear transport factor 2 family protein, protein MFKKNRLIALATLLALFQLTPALADNTKAVDSAKTLETAQAFLWAAGSGDMDKLQALMADDFVWHNEGDSNIPWIGNWESKETVLKTFLPRFGAGLKVTSWSTDYSFANGDQAVFMGSMSAIANKSGVDTGKFSWAVRVHVENDKVKSWNWFEDSYAVSKAYHAKK, encoded by the coding sequence ATGTTTAAAAAAAATCGACTAATCGCCCTTGCTACCCTACTCGCTCTTTTCCAACTCACTCCAGCCCTAGCGGATAACACAAAAGCGGTTGACTCAGCTAAAACATTAGAGACGGCTCAAGCATTCCTATGGGCAGCAGGCTCTGGTGACATGGATAAACTTCAAGCATTAATGGCAGACGATTTTGTTTGGCATAACGAAGGAGATTCCAACATTCCGTGGATCGGTAACTGGGAGTCAAAAGAAACCGTACTAAAAACTTTTCTTCCTCGCTTTGGTGCTGGTTTGAAAGTAACAAGCTGGTCTACAGACTATAGCTTTGCAAACGGCGATCAAGCGGTATTTATGGGCAGTATGAGTGCCATTGCCAATAAATCTGGTGTAGATACCGGAAAATTCAGCTGGGCAGTTCGCGTGCATGTTGAAAATGACAAAGTAAAAAGCTGGAACTGGTTTGAAGACAGCTACGCTGTATCCAAGGCTTACCACGCCAAAAAATAA
- a CDS encoding CASTOR/POLLUX-related putative ion channel, whose amino-acid sequence MAIHFNHLQPIDRLKYFIERQLVKGAGYQLFVIVACIAMVSIAGGLLIAPINFDGHAIGEDVWWAFLRLTDPGYLGDDQGAWRRVVSTLLTICGYVLFMGTLVAIMTRWLIAFMEKLEQGLTPVSVKQHLVVLGDTSRTVPIIHELLGNEDNRNYFKKLNKDKDLSIILLAETVNAIIHQQLLAELNMPLKLSKRLVLRSGKSIQLDALHRAACTQATAIILPSQFQRSDSPVTSDVETIKSLLSLNVLAESSGLHPRVVVELDDARHAKLARKSYQGGLSTVATDETISRLIAQCAVVPSLLKVYSHLITSSKGAQFYFKSAEPFVGMAINHIKQLHSAATLIGFIDPQTEHFALSVGDTAQHKLKQADVLVFVAQNFQQIEKILPSNKLDKVQSAVQKTTSKVSVKKSHKRLLLLGWNRRVPAIIAELDSYVKERFEVTIVSSLATEIREAEIAKLGPFSERTTIEHKAADYMVEADVKQLNPDNYDIVLLLYSDRLDSTEEADARVLVGSMVLNEVLANTQQQPHVLIELSDPSNESFLDQSGWDTFITPLIMSHILSQTALMPQSQVLFDSLMKAGGIQIRLRQLEHYSDKEMLKVDQLKLLAERQGELLIGMVKQDLSGDQVILNLENGTRVSQLANDQIIVIGNEAGIA is encoded by the coding sequence ATGGCGATTCATTTCAATCATTTACAACCAATAGATAGGCTCAAGTATTTTATCGAGCGTCAGCTTGTAAAAGGGGCTGGCTATCAATTATTTGTAATTGTGGCTTGTATTGCTATGGTTTCAATCGCAGGTGGTTTGTTAATCGCACCAATTAATTTTGATGGGCATGCTATTGGCGAAGATGTTTGGTGGGCTTTTTTACGCTTAACTGACCCTGGTTATTTAGGTGATGATCAGGGTGCATGGCGAAGAGTAGTTTCAACCTTATTAACGATTTGTGGTTACGTGTTATTTATGGGTACTTTGGTTGCCATTATGACCCGTTGGTTAATCGCGTTTATGGAAAAGTTGGAACAAGGTTTAACCCCAGTTTCAGTGAAACAACACCTGGTTGTATTAGGCGATACCAGCCGAACAGTGCCAATTATTCATGAATTGTTAGGCAATGAAGATAACAGAAATTATTTTAAAAAATTAAATAAAGATAAAGATTTATCGATCATTTTATTAGCTGAAACCGTTAATGCGATTATTCATCAGCAACTGTTAGCTGAACTAAATATGCCACTGAAATTAAGTAAACGTTTAGTACTTAGATCGGGCAAGTCGATTCAGTTAGATGCTTTGCACCGAGCCGCCTGCACTCAAGCAACCGCCATTATATTACCAAGCCAATTTCAGCGTTCTGACTCACCAGTGACCTCAGATGTGGAAACGATAAAATCTTTATTGTCTCTTAACGTGTTGGCTGAAAGCAGTGGTTTACACCCTAGAGTGGTGGTTGAACTTGATGATGCCCGCCATGCTAAACTGGCTAGAAAATCTTATCAGGGCGGTTTGAGCACAGTTGCAACTGATGAAACCATTAGCCGTTTGATTGCTCAGTGCGCCGTTGTTCCAAGTTTGCTCAAAGTGTATAGCCACTTAATTACCTCATCAAAAGGCGCGCAGTTTTATTTTAAATCGGCTGAGCCTTTTGTTGGCATGGCGATTAATCATATTAAACAGTTACACTCAGCCGCAACCTTAATTGGCTTTATCGATCCTCAAACCGAACATTTTGCGTTATCTGTGGGTGACACAGCCCAGCATAAATTAAAGCAGGCTGATGTATTGGTGTTTGTGGCACAAAATTTTCAGCAGATAGAAAAAATTTTACCGAGTAATAAATTAGATAAAGTTCAGTCAGCTGTGCAAAAAACAACCAGTAAAGTTAGCGTAAAAAAATCTCATAAGCGATTATTATTACTGGGCTGGAACCGACGTGTACCTGCAATTATTGCTGAGTTAGATAGTTATGTGAAAGAGCGTTTTGAAGTGACTATAGTGTCTAGCTTAGCAACTGAAATCCGAGAAGCTGAAATTGCTAAACTAGGACCTTTTAGTGAGCGCACAACAATAGAACATAAGGCGGCTGACTATATGGTTGAAGCAGACGTTAAGCAGCTCAACCCAGATAATTACGATATTGTATTACTTTTGTATAGCGACAGGTTAGATTCAACCGAAGAGGCCGATGCAAGAGTTTTGGTAGGCTCTATGGTGCTAAATGAAGTATTAGCTAATACACAGCAACAGCCGCATGTTTTGATTGAATTAAGTGATCCTTCTAATGAAAGCTTTTTGGATCAATCTGGATGGGATACCTTTATTACGCCTTTAATCATGAGCCATATTTTATCGCAGACTGCGTTAATGCCACAAAGCCAAGTTTTGTTTGATAGCTTAATGAAAGCAGGCGGCATTCAAATACGGCTTCGTCAACTTGAGCATTACTCAGATAAAGAAATGCTGAAAGTTGATCAGCTTAAGCTGCTGGCTGAACGGCAAGGCGAATTACTCATTGGTATGGTTAAGCAAGACCTCAGTGGCGATCAGGTTATTTTAAATTTAGAAAATGGTACCCGAGTTTCACAGTTAGCCAATGATCAAATTATTGTGATTGGCAATGAAGCCGGAATTGCCTAA
- the rimI gene encoding ribosomal protein S18-alanine N-acetyltransferase translates to MKTLIVPFSERYLAQTLIIEKQAQPNPWNEKIIRSCFGRRYMNFALTLANSDQLLGYVFSDHVAGEVSIMNICISPQYQRKGFAKQLLNHLVSHSQAINAETLWLEVRESNIAARALYNELDFNEIAVRKNYYPVISANQKKPINNKENAIVMSRDLAF, encoded by the coding sequence ATGAAAACCCTAATTGTTCCTTTCTCTGAGCGCTATCTTGCGCAAACTTTAATAATTGAAAAACAAGCGCAACCAAACCCATGGAATGAAAAAATTATTCGTTCGTGTTTTGGGCGCCGGTATATGAATTTTGCGTTAACGTTAGCTAATTCAGATCAGTTACTTGGCTATGTTTTTAGTGATCATGTGGCGGGCGAAGTCAGCATTATGAATATTTGTATATCACCTCAATATCAGCGTAAAGGATTTGCTAAGCAACTGCTTAACCATCTTGTTTCGCATAGCCAAGCAATTAATGCCGAAACACTTTGGTTAGAAGTGCGAGAATCTAACATAGCGGCTCGCGCCTTATATAATGAATTAGATTTTAATGAAATTGCGGTTCGTAAAAACTATTATCCTGTTATTTCGGCTAATCAAAAAAAACCAATTAATAACAAAGAAAACGCCATTGTAATGAGTCGCGACTTGGCTTTTTAA
- a CDS encoding HesA/MoeB/ThiF family protein: protein MPLSVQEELRYSRHLLLDKIGKAGQLRLKQARVVIVGAGGLGCPAALYLAASGVGTLTLIDPDTIEISNLQRQILYKTNHVKRGKTEIAANQLQALNPEIKILAIGKPVEQCDFEGLLDSADMVLDCTDNASSRYFINQACQQNKIPLISGAAIRGEGQLMVFDFENNSSPCYQCVYPDLAEETLNCSNAGVLAPVLGLMGSMQALEAIKLITQGASNQTNKLLCFDAWQMSFHQFGLTADDNCRICGSKIG, encoded by the coding sequence ATGCCGTTATCGGTGCAGGAAGAATTAAGATATAGCCGCCATTTATTATTAGATAAAATAGGCAAGGCAGGGCAGTTACGGTTAAAGCAAGCGCGGGTCGTTATTGTGGGAGCTGGTGGTTTAGGTTGTCCTGCAGCTTTATATTTAGCGGCTAGTGGGGTGGGCACGTTAACTTTAATTGATCCAGACACAATTGAAATTTCAAATTTACAACGTCAAATTTTGTACAAAACGAATCATGTCAAACGCGGCAAAACCGAAATAGCCGCTAACCAATTACAAGCCTTAAATCCTGAAATTAAAATACTGGCAATTGGAAAACCAGTTGAACAATGTGATTTTGAGGGCTTGTTGGATTCAGCCGATATGGTTTTAGACTGCACAGATAATGCCTCAAGCCGCTATTTTATTAATCAAGCCTGTCAACAAAACAAAATACCTTTAATATCTGGCGCAGCCATTCGTGGCGAAGGGCAGTTAATGGTATTTGATTTTGAAAATAATAGCTCGCCCTGTTACCAATGTGTTTACCCTGATTTAGCTGAAGAAACTTTAAATTGTAGTAATGCGGGTGTGTTAGCGCCTGTATTAGGGTTGATGGGCAGTATGCAAGCGCTTGAAGCAATAAAATTGATAACGCAAGGCGCATCAAATCAAACTAATAAGTTATTATGTTTTGATGCTTGGCAAATGAGTTTTCATCAATTTGGTTTAACGGCTGATGATAATTGTCGTATTTGCGGGAGCAAAATAGGTTAA